The sequence ACCAGAAGCTCGTCGCCTGGTTGGGGATCTGCCCCTTCGTCGCGAAGAGGGCGGGCAGGCTCTGCACGACGAGGAAGGCTGCGACCGCGACCAGGACGGCCAGGATCAGCGACCCCGAGATGACCGTCGCGAGCGAGAAGACCCGGTCGCCCAGCCGGACCACGGCTCTGGGGCTTCCGGGTGTCGGGGTGGGGCGTTCCGCGGTTGCGGTCATGGAGTGGATTCCTGCTCTGGCCCGGGGGCCGCATGACTGGTCGGGTGGTGGTGCTGGTGGAACCGGGGCGCTGCCGGGGTGAGACAGCGGGTGAAGCAGAGGCGGTCCGGGTCGCGGCGTTCGACCGCGACCCGGACCGGTCGGTGCTGGTGTTACTTGATGGTGGCGGCGGCGGTCGCGACGTCGGCCGACAGCTTGTCGGTCAGCGGCGCGGAACCGGCCTGAGCGGCGGCGGCCTTCTGGCCCTCCGAGCTCGCGGCGTAGGTGGCGTAGGCCTTGACGACCTTGCCGACCTTGGCGTCCTTGTAGGTGTCGCAGGCGATCAGGTAGCTGACCAGGACCATCGGCCAGTCGCCCTTGTCGGTGAGGGTGCGGTCGATGTTGATGGCCAGGTCGTTCGACTCGCGGCCCGTGACGAGCGGCGACTTGGCGACGACGGCGGCAGCACCGTCGGCGCTGATCTTGGTGGCGGTGCCACCGACCATGAGCTTGGCGATGGCGAGGTCGCCGGCGCCGGACTCGTCGATGTAGGTGACGCTGTTGGTGGAGTTCTTCACCGCGTCAGCGACACCCGAGGTGCCCTTGGCCGCGTCGCCCACCTTGAAGGGGAACGTCTGCGACGCCTCGGCGGTCCAGGTCGACTTGGCCTGGCTGGCGAGGTACTGCGTGAAGTTGAACGTGGTGCCCGAGTCGTCGGAGCGGTGCACGACCGTGATGGCGGCGTCGGGGAGCTTCGCGTCGGGGTTCAGCTTGGTGATCGCCGCGTCGTTCCACTTCTTGATGGTGCCCTTGAAGATGCCGGCGATGGAGTCGGCGTCGAGGGTGAGGTCGGTCACGCCGGAGACGTTGTACGCGATCGCGATCGGGGAGATGTAGACGGGGAGGTCGACGGCCTTCGAGCCCGCGGCGCAGCCGGCGAAGGTCGACTTGAGCTCGTCGTCGCTCAGGGCGGCGTCGGAGCCGGCGAAGTTCGCGGCACCCGAGATGAAGGAGGTGCGGCCGGCGCCGGAGCCCTGCGGGTCGTAGTTGACCGTCGCGTCGGGGTTCGCGGTCTGGAAGCCGGCGGCCCAGGTGGTCTCGGCGACGCCCTGCGCGGACGAGCCGATGCCGTTGATGGTGCCGGAGACGGCCTTGCTGGAGGAGGCGGATCCGCTGCTGGACGGAGCGGCCTCGTTGGATGCGCAGGACGAGAGCGCCAGTGCGCCCACGATGGCGATGGCGGCGATGCTGCCAACTCGCTTGATAATCACGGATTTCCCTTCGGGGAGGTCGTAGTCGTCTTTGTGAGACAGGTGATGCTGGACTGGGCCGGTGCTGACCCGCGAGCGAGGCTACGGCCGCGCGTTAACGACGATTGTCGGTACCGGTGAACGCGAGGTGAACGAGAAGAGAACAAGCGCCGGGGATCACGGTCGATCCCCGGCGCTCGGGTAGGACGGAGGGCTGGCCTCGCGGGTTTCCGGCCGCTAGGCGGCGGGCCCGTGCGTCTCGACGGCGACGAGGGTGCCGTCGGCTCGGGCGATGTGGAGGACCGTGTACTCGGCTGTGCCGAGGTCGGAGTACCGACGGAGGTCGAGGCGGTGGCCGCCCTTGGTCTGCGCCGAGATCTCGCGGATGATCGCGGGCAGGACCGGCCCGTGGCTGCAGAGCACGGCGTTCACGCGCTTCTTGAGGCGCTTCTTGACGACGGAGGCGACGTCTTCGGTGCCGGCCTCGAAGGCGTCCTGGCTGATCGCGTCGGTCTGCTTGACCCCGACGTGCGACGCAAGCGACAGGGGTTCGACGGTCGCGAGGCAGCGCGCGGCGGTGCTCGCGATGATCCGCTCAGGATGCCAGGCGGCGATTCCCGGGGCGATCGTCTTGGCCTGCTTGCGACCCGCCGGCTGCAGGGGCCGCGTGGCGTCGACGCCCTGCCACTCGGACGGCGCGAGCGCCTTGGCGTGCCGGAGGGCGACGAGCGCGAACGTGCGGGTCTGGTCGGCGGCGACGCGGTCGGCGAACCGGTCGAGCACCTCGGCGTCGCGCTCGTAGGTGAGCTGGTCGCGGGCCTTGGCGACCGGCACCCACTCGATCGCCTGGACCTCGCTGTTCGGCTTGAACGACCCTGCCTCGGCGAATGCCTCGTCGGTCACCTCGGCCGCCCAGTAGTGGACGACCTTGTCGCGGCCGCCGGGCAGGAGGTACTCGGCGGTGCCGAGCGGCGCCCCGAGGGTGATGCGGTAGCCGGTCTCCTCGAAGACCTCGCGCACGGCGGTCTGCGGCGTGGCCTCGCCAGGATCGACCTTGCCCTTCGGCAGCGACACGTCGTGGTTGTACTCCCGGTGGATCAGGAGGACCCGCACCCTGCCCTCGACGAGACGCCAGCACACGGCCCCCGCCGCCACGACGGTGCTCGCCCGCACGGTCGTCGTCTGTGGTCGCTTCGCCGTCACCGGGTCGAACGCCTTCTCTTGCTGATCTGCCGCATGAGGCCGTCCTGCATGTCGGCGAGGCTCGTGCCGTCGTCGGCGTGCGCGTGGCGGACCCAGGTCTCGTCGGGCTCGAGGTGCCAGGAGGACGTCTCGGGCGACATGGCGAGATCGAACAGGGCGTCGATCTCGCGCAGGTGGTCTTCTTGCACGAGTCGCACCAGGACCTCGACGCGGCGGTCGAGGTTGCGGTGCATCATGTCGGCGCTCCCGATGTAGACCTGGGGGTCGCCGTCGTTGAGGAACGAGAACAGGCGCGAGTGCTCGAGGTAGCGGCCGAGGATGGAGCGCACGCGGATGTTCTCGCTGAG is a genomic window of Frondihabitans peucedani containing:
- the pstS gene encoding phosphate ABC transporter substrate-binding protein PstS, which encodes MIIKRVGSIAAIAIVGALALSSCASNEAAPSSSGSASSSKAVSGTINGIGSSAQGVAETTWAAGFQTANPDATVNYDPQGSGAGRTSFISGAANFAGSDAALSDDELKSTFAGCAAGSKAVDLPVYISPIAIAYNVSGVTDLTLDADSIAGIFKGTIKKWNDAAITKLNPDAKLPDAAITVVHRSDDSGTTFNFTQYLASQAKSTWTAEASQTFPFKVGDAAKGTSGVADAVKNSTNSVTYIDESGAGDLAIAKLMVGGTATKISADGAAAVVAKSPLVTGRESNDLAINIDRTLTDKGDWPMVLVSYLIACDTYKDAKVGKVVKAYATYAASSEGQKAAAAQAGSAPLTDKLSADVATAAATIK
- a CDS encoding NUDIX hydrolase, encoding MRASTVVAAGAVCWRLVEGRVRVLLIHREYNHDVSLPKGKVDPGEATPQTAVREVFEETGYRITLGAPLGTAEYLLPGGRDKVVHYWAAEVTDEAFAEAGSFKPNSEVQAIEWVPVAKARDQLTYERDAEVLDRFADRVAADQTRTFALVALRHAKALAPSEWQGVDATRPLQPAGRKQAKTIAPGIAAWHPERIIASTAARCLATVEPLSLASHVGVKQTDAISQDAFEAGTEDVASVVKKRLKKRVNAVLCSHGPVLPAIIREISAQTKGGHRLDLRRYSDLGTAEYTVLHIARADGTLVAVETHGPAA